From the genome of Gemmatimonas sp.:
ACCACTTTGTAGCGGGCCATGGCAGGATCTCGACAGCGAGGCGAACCGACACCACATTCGATGCAGGACCAACCCGTTGCGTGCTAGCAAGTTCCGTTTCCACATTGGCATGCTTCGGGACTTTTCCTACAGCTTCGTTAGGCAGTCTTGGCTGAGAGTCCTGCAGTCGTAAACTCACGAGACTAAATTGCCAACGGTGCAAGTGCATGAGCGAAACCCCTCCCGCGTCAAGACGCCGCATGCCTGAGATTTCCCCTGGCAACCATCACCGGCCCGTGGTCACGATGCGGAGACTTGCACTTGTCGCTCCGTTGGTCGCAATCGCGCACTATGTGGCGTCAGTCGTCGTCCTCCTGCGCAACTTCGGAGGCATTATGCGCGACTTTGATACGGGCGGCCCGCCTCATGTCACACCTGCCGATCGGGCGTTCGAGCTACTCCAGCACGCATTGTTCTTTCCGCTCGTTGCTCCGCTTGGAGATCTGTGGCCGACGGCCATACGCACGGGAGCATTCCCGTTGCAGCACGTGCCGTTCATCGCGAATGGCATGCTGTGGGCATTCACGATGGTAGCGCTCGTTTGGCTTTGGCGCAGAAGGGCTGCCTAACGAAGCGTTGCTGCTGGCAGCGCCGTGCGGAGTGCGGCAGGCGGTCGCCGCGCTGACGCACGTCGCCCGTCCGGCCGCACTTTATCTAATGCGCTGCAGCAGAACGCTGAGGCGTTAGCAACTGTCTTGAAAGTCAAGCGGCTTCGAGTACCGCTGCCGCCGCTTTTACGCTCCACGTGGTGTTCGTTCGCACGATGGTATTGAGGATCGTGAGCAGTTTGCGCATACACGCGACGAGCGCAAGCTTTTTCGGCTTGCCGGCCGCGACCAAACGCAGGTAGAACTCGCGAATGACCGTGTTGCGACGGGTGGCGACCAAGGCGGCCATGTACAACACACCACGCACCGCCGCACGACCGCCTTGCACGAATCGACGACCCCGCATGGTGCCGGAGTCGCGACTCAGCGGCGCAACCCCGACCAGCTTTGCAACGGCGCGACGGGACAAGCGACCGAGTTCCGGCAGGTCCGCCAGGAGCGTCCGTGACAGCACGGGGCCGACACCGGGCACGCTGCGCAGGAGCTCGTCGCGCTCACGCCAGACCGGACTCTGCCGAACCATCTCGCCAAGCTCCGTGTCCGTCGTGCGCAGCTCGCGCTCGAGAAATGTGATGTGCGCCGTCGGACTTTTGCGCACCTGCTTCTTGCCGGTGCCGAACACTTGGCCCACGCGATTGCGCTCCGCCTGCAACATCTCCAAGAGCTGCCGCCGTCGAGTGAGCAGCGCGTCGAGCTCATGCGCGGCCGCGTCCGGAATGATGCGCACCTCCGGTCGGACCACATCGGCGAAGCGCGCGAGGATGTCCGCGTCAATCCGATCCGTTTTGGCGAGCTGCCCCGTCGCCTTCGCGAAGTCCCGCACCTGGCGTGGATTCACGACCACCACGGGCAATGCCGCGGCCGCGAGCGCCGCAACGGCGAGCAGTTCGTACCCGCCGGTCGCCTCGAGTACGATCAGCTGCGGCGCCACAGGACGAAGGCGCTCGACGAGCGTGCGGACCCCGACTTCATCATTCGTGACCGCGAAGCGCTGTGCGCTGGGCAGCACGCTCACGACCAGCTCCGCCTTCGCGACATCGATGCCGACGAACATCATGCCTCCAGTGCCTCGGGGGTCGTCGTCCGCGCCCGTCCTTGTGATAATTCGGGCTCGACACCTGGTCGGCCCACGCAACTGTTCGGGCTCTCACGACGGTCAATCAGGCACGCCGCTCCGGCTAACGCGCGGTGTATATCACCCAGGCAACAACGAGCTGGCGCCCTGATCAGAACTACTGCAGAATCATGAAAACGGTAGATACAAGGCAGCTGACGCGGACCAATTAATGAAGGGGCAGGGTCGGGCAGGAGCTCATCGGCTTCCCTG
Proteins encoded in this window:
- a CDS encoding IS110 family transposase — translated: MMFVGIDVAKAELVVSVLPSAQRFAVTNDEVGVRTLVERLRPVAPQLIVLEATGGYELLAVAALAAAALPVVVVNPRQVRDFAKATGQLAKTDRIDADILARFADVVRPEVRIIPDAAAHELDALLTRRRQLLEMLQAERNRVGQVFGTGKKQVRKSPTAHITFLERELRTTDTELGEMVRQSPVWRERDELLRSVPGVGPVLSRTLLADLPELGRLSRRAVAKLVGVAPLSRDSGTMRGRRFVQGGRAAVRGVLYMAALVATRRNTVIREFYLRLVAAGKPKKLALVACMRKLLTILNTIVRTNTTWSVKAAAAVLEAA